The DNA sequence GCCGCAGCGTCTGCAACTCTTCCTCGTTCGCCGGCGTGGCATCCCGATCGACGCCGCGTTCGAGCGCGCGGGTATCGATTACCGGATCCGGCATTGCCAGCGGCTCCGCGCCCCTCAATACGCGCAGTTCGTTGACCAGGCTCAGCACATCGAGTGGAGATTCCTGACGCTGGCTGGCAATGCGCCGCAGATAACCCGGCAATTGCAGGCCTGCGGCAAGCAGAACCTGCAGATTCGACTCTGAGCCCGGAATCCTGCCATGCAGCATTGCCTGCACGCCTTCTTCCACTTCACGGGCAAGCTGCACCGCACTCGCAATGTCCAGCAGGCGCAGCGTGGCGTGGATCTGGTGGGCGTGGGTCAACGCCAGGCGCAACCGGGTCTGGTCGGAAACATCGTCGGCATAGCCGAGCAAGGCCTTGCCGAACTGCTCGGAGGTCTGCTCGATCTCGCCCGTCACCCACTGCAGGGCCACGAAATCCTGATCCATCGCGGAATTCCCGGGGAACCGTCAGCGACTCAACGCGCGCGCGAGCCGCGTGCGTCGTCGGGCAATTTGAATCCGGCCACCGAGTTGCGCAATTCGTTGGTGATGCCCGCAAGCTTGCCGATCGATTGCGCCGTGGCCGTGGTTCCGGCCGAAGTCTGCGACGTGATTTCCTGAATGATGTTCATGGTGTTCGATATGTGTCCGGCCGACGATGCCTGCTGCCGCGCCGCATTGGAAATATTCTGGATCAGCGCCGCCAGGTTCTTGGATACCGACTCGATCTCCTCGAGCGCCACGCCGGCATCTTCCGCGAGCCGCGCTCCGCGCACCACTTCGGCCGTGGTTTGCTCCATGGAAGTCACCGCCTCGTGGGTGTCGGACTGAATCGTTTTCACCAGCGCCTCGATCTGCTTGGTCGCACCTCCGGAGCGTTCCGCCAGTCTCTGTACCTCGTCCGCGACCACTGCAAAGCCGCGCCCGGCATCACCGGCCATCGATGCCTGGATCGCGGCATTGAGCGCCAGGATATTGGTCTGGTCCGAAATATCGTTGATCAGCGAGACGATATCGCCGATTTCCTGCGAACTCTCGCCGAGGCGTTTGATCCGCTTGGAGGTTTCCTGGATCTGCTCGCGAATCATGTCCATGCCACCGATGGTGTTCTGCACCACCTGAGATCCGGTGTTGGCCAGTGCCACCGAACGGTCCGCGACGCCGGCCGATTCCGCGGCGTTCGACGACACCTGGTCGATGGTGACCGCCATCTCGTTGATCGCCGCGGATGCGCCTGCTATCTCCTGTGCCTGGTGTTCGGCAGCTTCCGCGAGATGCAGCGCGGTGGCCTGGGTGTCTTCCGCGGCGGAGGACACGTTTTTCGATGTCTGGTTGATCGATGAGACCAGCACCCGCAACTGGTCGACGGTGTAATTGATCGCGTCCGCGATCGCGCCGGTGAAATCCTCGCTGACCGTGGCCGTGGTGGTCAGATCACCGTCGGCGAGACCCGCCAGTTCGTCGAGCAGGCGCAGTATCGCCTGCTGATTGCGCTCGTTCGTTTCACCGGTCATCGCCAGGCGCCGGCGTGTGTTCAGCGTCGATTGCACCCCGATCATCACCAGTGCGATCACGATCAGGACACCGAATATCAGCGCGCTTCCGGTGTTGAGCTGGCGCTCGTCCTCGAAATTGGTGATTCGATCCGCAGCGACGCTGGTGGCATTGAACAGCTTGGGCGCATTCTGGACAATGGAATCGGCCGCCGTGCGCGCCTGCTTCAGATCCGTCGAGGAGTCGGCAATCCGGCTCTTGCTGCTGCCCACGACCCGAAACAGCGCTTCCACCTCGTTGGCGAGCACGAGGGCATCCGCACCTGACAGCGCGGCCGTGCCCACCGTCTGGTTAGTACCCAGCATGCCGCCCAGGATACCGAGGAAGCGGTCGGTATCGCTGCTGAACTGTTCCGCTGCCGCGCTCGCATCGCTGCCACCCTGCAACATCCGGTCGACATTGCGCGATATGCGCTCCGCCAGCCAGGCCTGGCGTTCCGCCTGTGCAACCTGGCGTGCGTTTGCGCCGCTGGCGGCAAGTATCTCGGCAATGCGCCCGGATTTTTTCTGTACCTCCGGAATCGAGTCGTTCAGCTGTTTCGAGATTTCGCCGAGAAACTGGATACTTTCCTTTTTTGCCACGATCGTTGCCGCCGCGGCATCGATTTCAGACCATATCTTCTTCAGTACCGCCAATTCGCCGGCCAGCATGTCACGCGGGGAGGGAAGCCCGTCCCTGCCGTTATCGAGTTCGCCGAGCGCGGAATCAAATGCCTCGCGCGCGATTTCCAGCGCGGTGAATGCCTCGGTATCACCCGCCACCGCCACGCGTGCGCTGGTGTCGATTTGCTGGGAGTACACCCGCAAATTGCCCACCAGCTCCAGATACGCGGCATCGCGGTTGGTATCGCGCAGCATCACGAACAGGTTCCACATGAACGCGATGACCGCAACCACCAGGACAGCTCCCCATACCATCATCCACCGGCTGCTCGGCAGCCCAGGCACCGGGCTTCTCTGTTTGGCGTTCATCGTCATTTCCTCTCGCTGAAAATCGGGCGGATCAGGCGCGCCCGCATCGCCCATGGAAGATGCGCGCTACAGCGCTGCATCGAGAAACCGGCTGTCGTTCAGCAACAGCCCGGGCTGGAATATCGACCAGTCCCCGTCGCCGGCCGCGTATGCTCCGCGCGTTACCGTGGCCAGCGCGGCGTTGTCGGGAAGCGCTCCCTCGCGCAACGCCTCGGCACCGAAATGCTTCAGGCCATGCACCTCATCGACCTGCAGCGCGCAGTAGATATCGCCGTGCTCCACGACCAGCGCCCGGTGTGCGCGCCAGTTGAGCGAGGGCCGGCCACCGAAAAACCCCGCGAGGCAGACAATCGGCAGCAAGCGTCCGCGGATATTGGCCACGCCACGGACCCACGGCTGAACCCGCGGCAGACGCGTCAGCTCCGGGAGCTTCAGGATTTCAGTGACCTCGCCCATCGGCACAACCAGCCGCTGGTCGAGCAGCGAAAAGCCGACCCCGCTCCAGTGTGGCTGAATACGCAACCGTGCCTGTGCTTCCTCGCCGCCACTGCGCGCGCGGGTCGCGATGTCGAGCAGCAATTCAAAGGGCGACGCTGACACGATGCTGGCGCCTAGCGACCGGCCGCAGCCAGCACCTGCTCGATCGTGGCCAGCAGCACGCTATCCTCGACGGGCTTGGTGAGATAGCCCTTGGCGCCCTGGCGCGCCCCCCAGACACGGTCGGTTTCCTGGCTCTTGCTGGTCAGCATGATGACCGGGATGGCCGCCGTTTGCGGATCGCGCGTGAGCTGGCGGGTTGCCTGGAACCCGTTCAGCCCGGGCATCACGATATCCATGAGGACCAGGTCGGGCCGCTCCGCGCGCGCGACCTGCATGCCCTGCTCGGCACAATCGGCCGACAGTACCTCGTAACCGTTGCGTTTCAGTATTTCGCTGACCTTGTACATCTCGGTAGGCGAATCATCGACGATCAATACGCGAGGCATGCTGGCTCCCTGGAGCTGATCAGCTCGCCGTCCTGACGTGCTGCCCGATCGCGCCGAGCAATTCGTTGCGGCTGAACGGCTTGGTGAGGTACTGGTCGGAGCCGACGATGCGTCCCTTGGCCTTGTCGAACAGCCCGTCCTTGCTCGACAGCATGACCACCGGTGTCGACTTGAATTCGCTGTTGTTCTTGATCAGGGCACAGGTCTGGTAGCCGTCGAGACGCGGCATCATCACGTCGACGAAGATGATGTCGGGCTTGTTGTCAGCGATCTTGGCCAGTGCATCGAAGCCGTCCTCCGCCGTGATCACCTCGCAACCCTCCTTTTGCAGCAGCGTCTCGGCGGTGCGCCGGATGGTTTTGCTGTCGTCTATGACCATCACCTTGAGGCCGGCCAAGCTCTGTTCCATAGTCAGGATTCCCGATGGTGTCCGTGCCGTCGCCCCGGCAGCTGCATGTTGTGCGTCCGGTGGTTCCGCGCAGAGGCCGGGCTTCTGCTATCGTTGCCCGGCGGTCGATAATTAATAGACCATTACGGGGCGGAAATACAGAACCGCCAGATAAATCGGTGCGGAGGATGGCGATGACGATCCGGCTTGGCGTGGTGATGGACCCGATCAGCAGGCTGAACTTCAAGAAGGACAGCACGCTGGCATTGCTGTGGGCAGCAGCCGACCGGGGCTGGGAACTGCATTACATGGAGCAGCAGGATCTGTTCCTGCACGACGGACCGCGCGCCCGCAGCCGCCCGCTGCAGGTGTTCAGGGACGCGGCACGCTGGTTCGAGCTCGATGCGCCACGGGATATCGCCCTCGGCGAGCTCGACGTGATTCTCATGCGCAAGGATCCGCCGTTCGACAACGAGTTTCTCTATTCCACCCAGATTCTCGAGGCAGCGGTACGCACGGGTTGCATGGTGGTCAACGATCCGCGCTCGCTGCGTGATTGCAATGAAAAGCTGTTTGCCACCGAATTTCCGCAGTGCTGTCCGCCGCTGCTGGTGAGCCGCGACAGCGTGCGTCTGCGCGCCTTCCAGCGCGAGCATGGCGACGTCGTTTTCAAACCCCTCGATGCCATGGGCGGAGCCCTGGTATTCCGGGTACGCGAGGGCGATCCCAACATCAGCGTGATCCTCGAGACCCTGACCGGTCATGGTGCAACCACCATCATGGCGCAGCGCTACATCCCCGAGATCGTGGCCGGCGACAAGCGCATCCTGATGATCGACGGGGAACCGGTACCCTATGCGCTGGCGCGCATCCCGGCAGTCGGAGAAACCCGCGGCAACCTGGCCGCCGGCGGCACCGGTGAAGCGCGGGCGCTCACCGCGCGCGACCGCTGGATCTGCAGCGAAGTCGGACCGACGCTGCGTGAGCGCGGCCTGGTCTTCGTCGGTCTCGACGTCATCGGGGACTATCTCACCGAGATCAACGTGACCAGCCCCACCTGTATCCGCGAGCTGGACCAGGCGCACGACCTCGATATCGGCCGGATGCTGATCGACTGCATCGCCCGCCGCCTTGGGCGCTGAGCACCTTCATGCTCGCCTGGTACGACGAAACCGCGGCCAATGACCGGCTGGCCTTCGCGATCGTGGTGGCGCTGCTGGTGCATGCGGGGCTGATCCTCGGGCTCGGGTTTGCGCCCGATGACCAGGCTCCGGCTCCCCGGAGCCTCGATATCACCCTGGCCCAGTATCGCGAGGAACTCGCGGAGCCGGATGCCGATTTCCTCGCACAATCCAACCAGCATGGCAGTGGCACGCTGGCCGCGGCGGCCAGCCCCAGCACCCCGGTGGCAGCCGAGCGCGATGCCCCGACAGTACAGGAAGTGCTGCGCCAGGCCAGCCCACCGCCGCCATCGGAGGCGGCTGCGAGCACTTTGCTGAGCACCACCAGTGCCGCGCCGACAAGCACTTCGACGGTCTCGGCGGCACAACCTGCCGCGCCCACCGCCAACTCCGACCAGGCACCGGAGGACGCCCGCAGCGCCGAGGAAATTGCCTCGCTGATGGCACGCCTGGACGCCCAGCAGCGCGCCTACGCAAAGATGCCGAAGGTACACCGCATCACTTCGGTATCCACCCGCGCGGCGGTCGATGCGACCTACCTGCTCAACTGGACCCAGCGCATCGAGACCATCGGCAACAACAACTATCCCCTGGAAGCGCGCACCCGCCGTCTCTACGGCGATCTGCGCCTGCTGGTGGCGGTGGCGCCCGATGGCAGCGTCAGGGAGGTGCGGGTGCTGCAGTCCTCCGGTTACCGGTTGCTCGACGATGCCGCGATACGGATCGTGCGCCTGGCGGAACCGTTTGACGCATTTCCGCCCGAGTTACGCGCCGAGGCGGATGTACTGGAAATCATTCGCACCTGGCAGTTCCGCAGCAACCGCCTGAGCGCGGCTGAATGACCGCGGCGCTTGCCTTGCGGCAATACGAGTCGCAGAATTGATGCATGAGTGACACCCTTCGCAACCATTTCCTGATAGCCATGCCGGGCATGGACGACTCGCGTTTCGCGCACAGCATCACCTACCTGTGCGAGCACAACGAGAACGGCGCCATGGGCATCGTCATCAACCGTGCCCTCGACCTGAGTTTCGACGATATTTTCGAGCATCTCGATATCGAGAATTTTCCCCATCACCACGATCAGCCGATTCTGGCCGGCGGCCCGGTACAGACCGATCGCGGCTTCGTTCTGCACCGGCACAACGATCGCAAGCGGTGGCAATCGACGCTGGACATAAGCGATGAAATAAGTCTCACCACCTCGCGTGACATTCTCGAGGCGATCGCCCACGATGACGGGCCGAGCGATGCGCTGATCGCACTCGGATACGCCGGCTGGGCTCCCGGGCAGCTCGAGCAGGAGCTGGCCGGCAATGCCTGGCTCAGCCTGCCGGCCGAGGCTCACATCCTGTTCGATGTGCCCCTGGAACGCAGGGCACAGGCCGCCGCGGCGCGGCTCGGCTTCAATCTCGACCTGCTGAGCGGCAGCTGCGGCACTGCCTGAGTGGGCGATCCCAGGCCGCAAACCGTGCTGGCTTTCGATTATGGATTGCGAACCATCGGTGTCGCGGTCGGCAACGCCCTGCTCGGTAGCGCCAGTGCGTTGACCACGCTGGCGGCCCGTGACGGTGTTCCGGACTGGGAGCGGGTGCGACGGCTGCTCGAGGAATGGAAGCCGGATCTGTTGCTGGTCGGACTGCCGCTGAACATGGACGACACGCCGAGCGATATGAGCGTCCGCGCGGAGCGCTTCGCGCGCCGGCTCACGGGGCGATTCGGCATCGCCAGCGAGATGATGGACGAGCGCCTCAGCAGCTTCGAGGCGCGCTCACTGGTGGACGACTACGCGCAGAACGTGGCGCTGGACAGCATCGCCGCGTGCCTGATACTTCAGAGCTGGTTCGCGGCGCAGGCCACGGATCGCGGCCAGGGCTGAATCTCAGCGCTTGCCAAAAAACTGGCCGGCGTTGCTCTCTCGCTCGTCGTCGATACTGAGCCCGCTGGCGCGCCCGAGGTTGCCACCGGTCTGGGTACCCATCTTGATCATCAGGCGCATGTTGTTCTGCGAATCCGCGTGCGAAAGCGCGTGCTCGTAGGAAATCACGCCGTCGCAGTACAGCTGATAGAGCGACTGGTCGAAGGTCTGCATGCCGAGTTCCGTGGAACGCTCCATCAATTCCTTCAGCGCATGCACTTCGCCCTTGCGCACGATATCCGACACCAGCGGGGTATTTATCAGGATCTCGACCGCGGCGCGGCGCCCCTGCCCATCCACCGTCGGAATCAGCTGCTGGGCGATCATTGCTTTCAGGTTGAGCGAGAGATCCATCCACAACTGGTCGCGCGCATCGGCGGGGAAGAAGTTCTGGATCCGGTCGAGCGCCTGGTTGGCGTTGTTGGCGTGCAGCGTGGCCAGACAGAGATGACCCGTTTCGGCGAACGTCACTGCGTGCTGCATGGTCTCCCTGGTACGCACCTCGCCGATGAGGATCACATCCGGCGCCTGGCGCAGGGTGTTCTTCAGCGCCATCTCGAAGCTCTCGGTGTCGATCCCGACCTCACGCTGGGTGACGATGCATTTCTGGTGCTGGTGCACGTATTCGATCGGGTCCTCGATGGTGATGATGTGGCCCGAACTGTTCAGGTTGCGATAACCGAGCATCGCCGCCAGCGAAGTCGATTTCCCGGTCCCGGTGGCACCGACGAACAGGATCAGTCCGCGCTTGGTCATCGCGAGCTCGTTGATGATGGTCGGCAGCTGCAACTCCTCGACCGTCGGAATCTTCGACTCGATCCGCCGCAGCACCATGCCCACCAGGTTGCGCTGGTAGAACGCGCTGACCCGGAAACGTCCGACACCGCGCGAACTGATCGCGAAGTTGCATTCGTGGCTGCGCACGAATTCCTTGCGCTGGCTCTCGCTCATGATGCTGAGCACCAGCTCCCGGGCCTGCTCGGGAGTGAGCGGCGTCTCGTCCACCGGGTGCAGCTTCCCGTGCACCTTGATGCATGGCGCCACACCCGCGGTGATGAACAGGTCGGAGGCTTTCTTCTCCACCATCCTCGACAGCATGTCATTGACTTCCATCGCTTGTCTCCTCGCGTCGCGGGTATCAGAAATTATCGGCAATCTTGGCCTTCTCACGCGCTGCCTCGCGCGTGATCAGCCGTTTCGCGACCATGTCGGCCAGGCACTGATCCATGGTCTGCATGCCCACGCCACTACCGGTCTGGATCGCCGAATACATCTGCGCAACCTTGTCCTCGCGGATCAGGTTGCGGATGGCCGGCGTCCCACGCATGATCTCGTGCGCGGCTATGCGCCCGCCACCGACCTTTTTCAGCAGGGTCTGCGACACCACCGCCATCAATGACTCCGACAGCATCGACCGGACCATGGATTTCTCCTGGGCCGGAAAGACATCCACGACCCGGTCAATGGTCTTGGCCGCCGAGGTGGTGTGCAGCGTGCCGAACACCAGGTGACCGGTTTCGGCGGCGGTCAGCGCCAGCCGGATGGTCTCGAGATCACGCATCTCGCCGACCAGGATGATGTCGGGGTCCTCGCGCAACGCCGACCTGAGCGCTTCGGCGAAACCGTGCGTGTCACGGTGCACCTCGCGCTGGTTCACCAGGCATTTCTTCGCCTCGTGAACGAATTCGATGGGGTCCTCGATGGTGAGAATATGATGGTATTTGTTGTCATTGATGTAATCGACCATCGCGGCCAGGGTGGTGCTCTTGCCCGAACCGGTTGGCCCGGTGACCACGACCAGCCCGCGCGGCTCCATGCAGATATCGCGAAAAACCTGGCCCATCCCGAGGTCTTCCATGGTCAGCACCTTGGAGGGGATGGTGCGGAATACGGCTCCGGAGCCGCGATTCTGGTTGAACGCATTGACCCGGAACCGGGCCACGCCGGGTACCTCGAAAGAAAAATCGGTCTCGAGGAACTCCTCGTAATCCCGGCGCTGCTTGTCATTCATGATTTCATAGATGAGATCATGCACCTGCCGGTGATCCATCGGCGGCAGGTTGATGCGCCGCACATCGCCATCGACCCGGATCATCGGCGGCAGGCCGGCCGAAAGGTGCAGGTCAGAAGCGCGCTGCTTGGCAGCAAAGGCCAGAAGTTCCGTGATATCCATGTGCGCCCCCGAAGGCGGTTGTTGTTGCCGTTAGGTCCGCGGGCACCGCTGCACCGCTCTCGGTATAATAGCTCAGACCTGAGAACGGTAAAGGAAAGCCGCTGCGAAAGCGCCCCGGTCGAGTCCTGCCAACGAGTGAGAATCGAATGCTTACGATAGCGGAGCGGGCCCGGTTCCTGTTGACCGAAATCAGCCGCCTGGAGCAGTTCCATGGGCGCGAACCCGGCTCGGTTGCGCTGATCGGTATCGGTAAAACGCACCCCGCGCAGAGTATTCGCGAGGCGTGGGCAGGCGGTGTGCGGCAGTTTGGCGAGAGCTATCTGCAGGAGGCGCTGCCGAAAATCGCAGAGCTTGGCGACCTTCGGATAGTATGGCATTTCGTCGGGCGCATTCAGGCCAACAAGACCGCGGCGATCGCCGCGAGCTTTGACTGGGTGCACGGAGTGGACCGGTTGCGCATCGCCCAGCGGCTGAACGACCAGCGACCCGGGAACCTGCCAGCGCTCAATTGTTGCCTGGAAGTGAATTCGGGGGGCGAAGCAGGCAAAGGCGGCGTCGGCGAGGGGGAGCTCGCAGCACTCGCGGCAGCCGTTGCGGCGATGCCGCGGCTCCGGCTGCGCGGACTCATGATGCTGCCTGCGGCCAGCCACGAACTGGCGCGGCAGCGCATACCGTTTGCACGGCTGGCGCAGCACCTGGCGGAATTGCGCGTGGCAATTCCGCAGCTGGATACGCTGTCGATGGGCATGAGCGCGGACATGGAGGCGGCCATCGCCGAGGGGGCGACCATGGTCCGTATCGGAACCGCGTTGTTCGGTCCGCGCACCTAGCCTGGCGGCCGACGGTTCGCAGCCCTTGCCGGCGCGCGGGCCGATCCACACAACGAGAATCAGGAGAGAGCAGTGTGACGAGTGAATCCATCGCCTTCATCGGAGGCGGTAACATGGCGGGCAGCATGATCGGAGGGGTGCTCGCCCAGGGCTGGAACGCAGAGAACATCTGGGCCAGCGATCCCGACCCCGCGACGCGCACCCGGCTGGCGAGCCTCGGCATCCATGTCACCGAACACAATCGGGAAGCAGCCGCAGCCGCATCGATCGTGGTGCTCGCGGTAAAGCCACAACAACTGCGCAGCGCCTGCATGGAGGTCGCGCCGAGCGTGGCCGAGCGCGGCTCGCTGGTGATTTCCATTGCCGCAGGCGTCGAAACCGCCTCGCTGCAGTCATGGATCGGTCCCGGCGCAGCAATAGTCCGTTGCATGCCAAACACGCCCGCGCTTCTGCAATGCGCAGCCTCGGTAATGTTCGCAACCGGGAACGTGAGCGCCATCCAGAGACGCAGTGCGCACGCGGTGCTCGAGAGCATCGGCAGCGCCGCCTGGGTTGATCGGGAAGAACTCCTGCACGCCGTCACTGCCTTGTCGGGGAGCGGGCCTGCCTACTTCTTCCTGGTGATGGAAGCCATGCAGCTGGTCGGCGAAACGCTGGGGCTGGAGCCCGAACTCAGCCGCCAGCTGACCGCGCAGACCGCCCTGGGTGCCGCACGCATGGCGCTCGAGTCGGATGTCGATGTAGTGGAACTCAGGCGCCGGGTCACCTCTCCCGGCGGGACCACGGAGCGGGCGTTGCGGGTATTCGAGGAGCGCGGACTTCGCCGCTTGTTCGAAGCGGCGCTGACCGCAGCGGCCAACCGATCGCGCGAGCTTGCCGCCGAGCTCGGCCAGGCATAAACAGGGAAATCATCATCCATGGCTACATTTGCGGAAGTCCTGCGATACCTGACCCAGACTGTCTTCGGCATCTATATTTTCGCCGTGTTGCTGCGCCTTTTGCTGCAGCTGGCGCGCGCCGATTTCTACAATCCGATCTCGCAGTTCGTGGTGAAGCTGAGCAACCCCCTGGTGTTGCCCTTGCGCCGGGTGATACCGTCGATAGGGCGCCTTGATTCAGCCACCGTACTGCTGGCGTTGATGCTGCAATTCCTGGCGACGATTATCGTGCTGGGCTTGCTCGGCGTGCCTTTCGGCACGCCGAATCCGCTGATCGTCATCGTGTGGAGCGCGGTCGGGATCCTGTCGCTGGTGGTCAAGGTATATTTTTTCGCAATCCTCGCGATGATCATCTTCAGCTGGATCGCACCTCACAGCCACCACCCCGCACTCGCGCTGTTGCACCAGCTCACGGAGCCCGCGATGGCACCGTTGCGCCGTCTGCTGCCGCCGATGGGCGGGCTCGACCTGTCGCCGATCCTGGCTTTTGTCGCCATCAACGTGCTCGAGATCGTGTTGCGCGGGCTCGCCGCATGGCTGGGCATGCCGGGCGGGATCGTGCTGGGGTTGTGATGACAACCATG is a window from the Gammaproteobacteria bacterium genome containing:
- a CDS encoding type IV pili methyl-accepting chemotaxis transducer N-terminal domain-containing protein is translated as MNAKQRSPVPGLPSSRWMMVWGAVLVVAVIAFMWNLFVMLRDTNRDAAYLELVGNLRVYSQQIDTSARVAVAGDTEAFTALEIAREAFDSALGELDNGRDGLPSPRDMLAGELAVLKKIWSEIDAAAATIVAKKESIQFLGEISKQLNDSIPEVQKKSGRIAEILAASGANARQVAQAERQAWLAERISRNVDRMLQGGSDASAAAEQFSSDTDRFLGILGGMLGTNQTVGTAALSGADALVLANEVEALFRVVGSSKSRIADSSTDLKQARTAADSIVQNAPKLFNATSVAADRITNFEDERQLNTGSALIFGVLIVIALVMIGVQSTLNTRRRLAMTGETNERNQQAILRLLDELAGLADGDLTTTATVSEDFTGAIADAINYTVDQLRVLVSSINQTSKNVSSAAEDTQATALHLAEAAEHQAQEIAGASAAINEMAVTIDQVSSNAAESAGVADRSVALANTGSQVVQNTIGGMDMIREQIQETSKRIKRLGESSQEIGDIVSLINDISDQTNILALNAAIQASMAGDAGRGFAVVADEVQRLAERSGGATKQIEALVKTIQSDTHEAVTSMEQTTAEVVRGARLAEDAGVALEEIESVSKNLAALIQNISNAARQQASSAGHISNTMNIIQEITSQTSAGTTATAQSIGKLAGITNELRNSVAGFKLPDDARGSRAR
- a CDS encoding purine-binding chemotaxis protein CheW, whose product is MSASPFELLLDIATRARSGGEEAQARLRIQPHWSGVGFSLLDQRLVVPMGEVTEILKLPELTRLPRVQPWVRGVANIRGRLLPIVCLAGFFGGRPSLNWRAHRALVVEHGDIYCALQVDEVHGLKHFGAEALREGALPDNAALATVTRGAYAAGDGDWSIFQPGLLLNDSRFLDAAL
- a CDS encoding response regulator; the encoded protein is MPRVLIVDDSPTEMYKVSEILKRNGYEVLSADCAEQGMQVARAERPDLVLMDIVMPGLNGFQATRQLTRDPQTAAIPVIMLTSKSQETDRVWGARQGAKGYLTKPVEDSVLLATIEQVLAAAGR
- the pilG gene encoding twitching motility response regulator PilG — protein: MEQSLAGLKVMVIDDSKTIRRTAETLLQKEGCEVITAEDGFDALAKIADNKPDIIFVDVMMPRLDGYQTCALIKNNSEFKSTPVVMLSSKDGLFDKAKGRIVGSDQYLTKPFSRNELLGAIGQHVRTAS
- the gshB gene encoding glutathione synthase, with the translated sequence MTIRLGVVMDPISRLNFKKDSTLALLWAAADRGWELHYMEQQDLFLHDGPRARSRPLQVFRDAARWFELDAPRDIALGELDVILMRKDPPFDNEFLYSTQILEAAVRTGCMVVNDPRSLRDCNEKLFATEFPQCCPPLLVSRDSVRLRAFQREHGDVVFKPLDAMGGALVFRVREGDPNISVILETLTGHGATTIMAQRYIPEIVAGDKRILMIDGEPVPYALARIPAVGETRGNLAAGGTGEARALTARDRWICSEVGPTLRERGLVFVGLDVIGDYLTEINVTSPTCIRELDQAHDLDIGRMLIDCIARRLGR
- a CDS encoding energy transducer TonB, whose amino-acid sequence is MLAWYDETAANDRLAFAIVVALLVHAGLILGLGFAPDDQAPAPRSLDITLAQYREELAEPDADFLAQSNQHGSGTLAAAASPSTPVAAERDAPTVQEVLRQASPPPPSEAAASTLLSTTSAAPTSTSTVSAAQPAAPTANSDQAPEDARSAEEIASLMARLDAQQRAYAKMPKVHRITSVSTRAAVDATYLLNWTQRIETIGNNNYPLEARTRRLYGDLRLLVAVAPDGSVREVRVLQSSGYRLLDDAAIRIVRLAEPFDAFPPELRAEADVLEIIRTWQFRSNRLSAAE
- a CDS encoding YqgE/AlgH family protein is translated as MSDTLRNHFLIAMPGMDDSRFAHSITYLCEHNENGAMGIVINRALDLSFDDIFEHLDIENFPHHHDQPILAGGPVQTDRGFVLHRHNDRKRWQSTLDISDEISLTTSRDILEAIAHDDGPSDALIALGYAGWAPGQLEQELAGNAWLSLPAEAHILFDVPLERRAQAAAARLGFNLDLLSGSCGTA
- the ruvX gene encoding Holliday junction resolvase RuvX; protein product: MGDPRPQTVLAFDYGLRTIGVAVGNALLGSASALTTLAARDGVPDWERVRRLLEEWKPDLLLVGLPLNMDDTPSDMSVRAERFARRLTGRFGIASEMMDERLSSFEARSLVDDYAQNVALDSIAACLILQSWFAAQATDRGQG
- a CDS encoding PilT/PilU family type 4a pilus ATPase, which gives rise to MEVNDMLSRMVEKKASDLFITAGVAPCIKVHGKLHPVDETPLTPEQARELVLSIMSESQRKEFVRSHECNFAISSRGVGRFRVSAFYQRNLVGMVLRRIESKIPTVEELQLPTIINELAMTKRGLILFVGATGTGKSTSLAAMLGYRNLNSSGHIITIEDPIEYVHQHQKCIVTQREVGIDTESFEMALKNTLRQAPDVILIGEVRTRETMQHAVTFAETGHLCLATLHANNANQALDRIQNFFPADARDQLWMDLSLNLKAMIAQQLIPTVDGQGRRAAVEILINTPLVSDIVRKGEVHALKELMERSTELGMQTFDQSLYQLYCDGVISYEHALSHADSQNNMRLMIKMGTQTGGNLGRASGLSIDDERESNAGQFFGKR
- a CDS encoding type IV pilus twitching motility protein PilT; this encodes MDITELLAFAAKQRASDLHLSAGLPPMIRVDGDVRRINLPPMDHRQVHDLIYEIMNDKQRRDYEEFLETDFSFEVPGVARFRVNAFNQNRGSGAVFRTIPSKVLTMEDLGMGQVFRDICMEPRGLVVVTGPTGSGKSTTLAAMVDYINDNKYHHILTIEDPIEFVHEAKKCLVNQREVHRDTHGFAEALRSALREDPDIILVGEMRDLETIRLALTAAETGHLVFGTLHTTSAAKTIDRVVDVFPAQEKSMVRSMLSESLMAVVSQTLLKKVGGGRIAAHEIMRGTPAIRNLIREDKVAQMYSAIQTGSGVGMQTMDQCLADMVAKRLITREAAREKAKIADNF
- a CDS encoding YggS family pyridoxal phosphate-dependent enzyme, whose product is MLTIAERARFLLTEISRLEQFHGREPGSVALIGIGKTHPAQSIREAWAGGVRQFGESYLQEALPKIAELGDLRIVWHFVGRIQANKTAAIAASFDWVHGVDRLRIAQRLNDQRPGNLPALNCCLEVNSGGEAGKGGVGEGELAALAAAVAAMPRLRLRGLMMLPAASHELARQRIPFARLAQHLAELRVAIPQLDTLSMGMSADMEAAIAEGATMVRIGTALFGPRT
- a CDS encoding pyrroline-5-carboxylate reductase; amino-acid sequence: MTSESIAFIGGGNMAGSMIGGVLAQGWNAENIWASDPDPATRTRLASLGIHVTEHNREAAAAASIVVLAVKPQQLRSACMEVAPSVAERGSLVISIAAGVETASLQSWIGPGAAIVRCMPNTPALLQCAASVMFATGNVSAIQRRSAHAVLESIGSAAWVDREELLHAVTALSGSGPAYFFLVMEAMQLVGETLGLEPELSRQLTAQTALGAARMALESDVDVVELRRRVTSPGGTTERALRVFEERGLRRLFEAALTAAANRSRELAAELGQA
- a CDS encoding YggT family protein — translated: MATFAEVLRYLTQTVFGIYIFAVLLRLLLQLARADFYNPISQFVVKLSNPLVLPLRRVIPSIGRLDSATVLLALMLQFLATIIVLGLLGVPFGTPNPLIVIVWSAVGILSLVVKVYFFAILAMIIFSWIAPHSHHPALALLHQLTEPAMAPLRRLLPPMGGLDLSPILAFVAINVLEIVLRGLAAWLGMPGGIVLGL